The DNA sequence acttaaattatatataattaattttaattaattatttttataaaaataaatagaaaaacaaaatttttaaatccatttaaaattgaatcaatttcaatttgatctgcaaattaaattgaaccgtGGATTCCAAATCGAAACCGGGCTTGGCCTAAGTCAAGGTAATAGTTCCAATTCTGATGTCGGCCTCAGTTGCCTTTGACTAATGTTAGTTGGGCTAGGGAATTTGAATGCAAAATGAATAATTAACTTGTTTAAAAGAGAATTTTAGTTAATAGAAGAGAAGACGTAAATGCACGTGGTTTAAAATCGCGTGGTAGAAAACAAAGGTTCAAAGGAACAGTGCATTGGATTTGGCCAAACATAAATAGACAAAATACTGTTATTTAATGCGCTTATCGTCTCTTTAGATTACATTGAGAACTGAGAGATTTCCTCTTCTTTATCACACACACTGCTTAGGAGGGAAAAAATTTTTTACTTGAAACTTTTTCCAAATCCCATTCCACCAAAGCAACACTCTAAGCTAACCCAAACCGAGGAAAGCTACCATCTTTATTtctttcctttgattttcttttcAGCAGCCTAAAGCCCATTCGAGTCAGGAAAAAGGGGAAATGTTTGCAGCAGAGAACGGACTCAAGGGAGACCCCAGGCTACAGGGCATCTCCGAAGCTATTCGGGTGGTGCCTGGCTTTCCCAAGCCAGGTTTTCTTTTTCTGTATCTTCTTATTGTATGCATGAGAACAAAAAAGAGACTTTGTTATTGCTCAGTGGATTTTTTTCCTTTGTGGAATTTCGTCGAATATATTAGCTGAGAGTTGTTTCTTGACAGGGATAATGTTTCAAGACATAACAACGTTGTTTCTGGATCACAAGGTTTTTAAGGATACAGTTGATATATTTGTTGATCGTTACAGAGATATGGACATTTCTGTTGTTGCTGGTATTGTATTAAAGCTTCTTCTCTTTCCCTCTCTATGTTTCTTCTCTCATTACATTTACTAGTAATTGGTAAACTACCTGAACAAAGGAAgcctattattattaattatttttttattttggttttgaATTTTACGATATTTTTTCAAATCGCCTTTTAAAATTCAGAATTTTGCTAATTGTAGCTTGTGCTCCTTCAAGATTGATTGTCCACATATGGAAAGATGATGCATTTGCTGCAGTGCTTTGACAAATTTATGCCTGTTTCTTTGAAAAGTAAAAGTATTATGAATTCCATGTGAGCTGTGACAGCaggagaaaaggaaaaagaatagGGTAAACTGGGGAGTTTCTATAAACACAGACACAGTGCTATTTAAACCTGCACTTTTATTCTACAATATCCTCTCTGTTTATTTTCCTGAAAAGCACTGAAATTGGTATAATTCTCAATAAAAAAGGGAAATTATTTGGGTTTATTTAGCTGCATTCTTAGATTCCATATTAAGACTCGTATTTATGTATTGCATACACATTCTGTTATTTTATTTCTGAGCCAAGCATTCATTTTATTCAATGCTGAGAATGATCATATTGCTTCCAAGGCATATTGGTTAATCTGCTGCCTAGTACTCTTTTGAGTCTCAAGCCTGAATTCCATGCCTTGATATTGTTATAGGCTTATAGCAATGGTTTGCTAAAACTGATTGAGACCTTCAATTCCAGTGTTTATATAAATTGTGAGCAAAACTGGTCATCTGGCACATATGCCAGTTCCATAAGTGTTTTGGTAGATATGTTGGAGGGTGCTTAAGAATTAGTGTAAAGATTCTATTTTACCTTTTAGGATTTGATGATTAGCTAAAGATGGTGTCTTAATGATTTATCATCTAATTCCATTAGATTTGTTCTGTACTTCCTTAGTCaagcaattgattttttttcctatttttaaTATGTAGGTGTTGAAGCTAGAGGATTCATGTTTGGCCCATCAATTGCCTTAGCCATTGGTGCAAAGTTTGTTCCTTTAAGAAAACCCGGAAAGTTGCCAGGTACTTGGATGCAGAATTTAGAGCTGTGATCTACGTGTTTACTGATCAACTGGGTTATAGACTATCAATTTTTTGTCACTTGGTTTTGAAATCTCAGTGCCTTAGTAACCAGTATAATTTGTTGAGTATTGCTTGGTAATTTTCTTTGTTCATTATGTAAATTTTGCCCTGGGAATCTCTTAAACCTGAGTTTGAAAGTGCTTGGTTCCCAGGTTCAGTGATCTCTGAACAGTACGTCCTGGAATATGGAACCGACTGTCTAGAAATGCATGTTGGTGCTGTTCAGCCTGGGGAACGTGCATTGGTAATTGATGATTTGATAGCTACGGGCGGGACCTTGTCGGCAGCAATAAGACTTCTGGGTAAACTTGGCCTCTTCTTGACCCCATTGCCTTTATTCGCTGTCTGCTCCTTTGGCTTATTCTCACAAAATAATGTGTTTCACTTTGATGTTTTATTAGAACGAATGGGAGCTGAAGTAGTTGAATGCGCATGTGTTATTGGGTTGCCTGAGGTCAAGGTAATGATTTGAGAACGTACCAATTTGCTTGTTTTATTATCTCTCAATCTTGTACTTGTGTTTTACATGTAGAAACCTTCAATGAGAAATGATATAAGGGAGGAATTTATCTTAAATCCTTAGTTTAATATAACGTAAAAGTTTGGTCAAGTGAGACTGGAAATCTCCCCAAGATTTCCACTGATTATGGTGGAGTCTCAAAGCTACTGTCCTGACATGGTTCTTTACTATGGCTCAAGTTCTTTGCAGACTAGTTGCGTCAAATGTATTACTTACGCCAACGATGTTATACAGTTGATCTCATTTTCATCATAATACTTCAGCTATTCATGCTTTTCTTATATGTACTAGGTGTAATGTACGCAACCAATAgattgtgattaaatgtgagacCTACTGTTGTTTTTGCTTGCTTGTCATTTATTTAGCACTGACAGATAATTCCTGTGGCTGTCTGACAATGTTGTTTCTCAGGGACAGCGCAGGCTCAATGGAAAGCCACTATATATCCTTGTGGAGCCGCGAGACATAGATTGTTATCAAGGTATGATTTTATGATAGAGTCAATGTATGGCCAAAAATTCTATGCAAATGATTCCAACTAGCTTGGTTTTAAGACGCAGTGTGAGATTAAGAGGATTTAAACAAAATTTAACCGACTTGGTTGCAGATGTGTGAGTGTGAATATGCTTGGGCTGACTTGCAGAAAGAGATGATGCTTGAGCATAGGTCATTATATGTTTCTATCATTGGTTATCCTGTTTTTCAAAAATCAAATATGTCTAGATTTGGGCCTTTGTCCTCGTCACGTGATGTAGAAAGGTCGTTTGCTCCTATAGCTGGAAGCTGTTCTTACGTTTTTTTCCAAGATATAAAACCAAATTGTCTTCGTTCTTGGCCATGTTTTCTTTGCACATCCCCTTGACGAGCTTCAAATTCTTCCGTCTGATATCGGTTTCTACAAGAAAGTTATAAAGTGATCATCGAATATTGTCTTAAATTGCGGGTTAAATAATTAGAATTTCATTTAAACCAGTACAAAGTAATTGTGATCttatgaggaaaaaaaaaaaaatcaaatttggcATACGTAAGCTAGTACAAAATGCCTGTTTCATGTGCCTCGCTATTCCAGTCAATGatgataataaaattgaaaaggaCGGTATCTCCCTGTCATGACTTGTACACGTGGAACTACAAAATTACAATACTAATACGGTTGGTGACATCAACCATTCAAATCAGGAGATTAATTGCTGTAGTGATCATACTGTAAAAACCTTTTTTGAgaattatacataaaaaataaaacagttATCTTTCTACAGGATCAACTTCTGTTGAATAAGCCTTGTCCCTATTCTCAGATGTGTTGTTGCCAGTATGAACTCTAATACGCATGAAGTAGTTTACCAGTTTCCGTAGTTTAGCACTATCAGTTGATATAGTTGCTAGCATATTTCTCAACTCTGGATCTGTTGCCTCCATATTGTCATCCTCAGAAATAGCAGTTTTACAATCTTCGAGCAATGCTTGAACCTAAATTAGAAAGggaaaaaaacatatatacgTGTCATGAAGAGAGTATCCACAACTTTCGAGGCAGGGGAAAGAAAGGAAACATAATtgtatattttcatatttaagatGCATTTCCCAAACAAGCAAATGCAACAATAATTCCCAATGGAAGTTAAATAAGATAACTGTTTGGCTGATGAGACATGATGCTATTAATTTTTGGGGGCAAACAAGGGCAACGGGAATTACAGCCATGCTCTCTTGGTCAAGAACACAAAATGCcacattttcaataaaaaaaccaAACACCACAAACAATAGTTTAATGATGACAAGCAATGTggggtgggggggggggggaggggaGAAAAGAGGGGGAGCACCTCTGCAAGCAGAAGGCCAATCTGATCAGCAGATGTAGACAACAAATCTAAAGCATCTGCCTCTGAGGaatacataataaatttatccTCCTTGCCAGACAGAGGTTGCACTATGTAAGCTGGTTGCGAAGAGTCCAGCAATAATGTAGCAGCTTCTTTTGAGCATTATTCTTATGCATACTCATTTCTCTTTCCTCTTGAAGCAGTTTCTGAAAAGTAAAATATACAACAATACTTAAATGTAGGAAGTCCAAAATTAACAACAAATTTGTTAAAATGAATGAAGTAAAAAATATCACAATTTAAAAAGCTGCAACTGAGAGCAGTAAACAATATTTTTACTATATTGACGGTGTCTCTAAATTAAGTAATGTAGTTCATGCCAAGAGAATAACATATTTTCCACATAAACTTGATGTTTAATGCATGATTAGTAATGCCATAAACTACCTCAACTTCAGATTTCTCTTTCAATGATTGACCAAGTTTATCCTTCAGTTCTGCCTGGGATTTTTGGAGGGATTTAAACTCTTTGGCCAGAAATCTAATATCTTCTTTTGATTTTGCTTGTAGCTCCTCATACTGTTTTGACAAAATCTCAAGCTGTTTTCTAGTAGCATCCAACTCCTCCAATGCTGAGTCTTTCTCCAGATAGTTGGACCCTGCACCTGAATTTTCATCCTGTAATAATtacaaaatataaattcaatatattgtaaaagaaagaacaaattgaaaataaaactaCAGAaggcaattaaaaaaaaacttgcgGCAAAAATAATGGCTGATACATAACCTCTCTAGACCTCAATCTCAACTCCATTTCTAATGACTTATGCCTCAATTCCTCAATTCCTCAATATCCCACAGCATTTGTGTAAGCCTTTCCCTCTCAATTAAAATAGCTTGCTGCaggttttctttatttttctgttcGGTAGTTTCAAGTTCTGCCTCCAAATCCTTGACCTGGAGAGAAAAAATTGGCTTCAGCGCTTTTACATGATACTACATTTACAATAAAAATGGAGCCTTAGGCAAGATATTGAAACTGTAATGGATCTGCCCACATTTGGACATTAGATGTTCAAAATGATCTTGCATACGTGTTGAAGCGGAAGTCTGTTACCATGATTCAAGCAAATAGGAACAATGTCTACAGAAAAACCTCACAGTTAAAAGATAACACAGAGTGGCATCTGGAAAGCACATTTGGTTATAAGTTGACATACCTTTGTTTTAAGATAACTTTTTACAGCTATCTGTTGATTTAATCTTTGCTATAAGGTCCTCCATATCTGTTTTTGCTGTGGCTTACCTCCGCTGCATGGTTGTTAGAACTCTGTTCATTTTATGAGGTTGATCCAGTGGGAGGACTATTTGTTCATCATCAGTAAATTGCAACTCTGTTCTGCCAAGAAGTCCTGCCGTATTCAAAACCTCATCAAAAGATCCATCACCAGACGAATTTGGTACGCCAGAGTTCGATACTTCGCTGCCTCTTAGAGAACTTCCATCACTTCCAACACTCTCGCTAGATAACTTTAGAGCATGACTAAAAATCTTGCCACTCTCTGGCTCAGAAAAAAGTTTCATCCCATTGCCAGCAAGAAATGAGGCTTTAGAAGCATTTCCATTACATGTATCCTTCCCTATGATATTATTCAAATGTGTGTCATTTGGTTTGTGCCTTGGAAAACCTTCAAGCTGCTCCAGAATAGTCTGTCCCATAAACAGTCCCTCATCAATGTTGGACATGCCATACTTAACAAGATTTTCTATTGGGTTTGTCAAAT is a window from the Manihot esculenta cultivar AM560-2 chromosome 16, M.esculenta_v8, whole genome shotgun sequence genome containing:
- the LOC110603683 gene encoding adenine phosphoribosyltransferase 5 isoform X1 produces the protein MFAAENGLKGDPRLQGISEAIRVVPGFPKPGIMFQDITTLFLDHKVFKDTVDIFVDRYRDMDISVVAGVEARGFMFGPSIALAIGAKFVPLRKPGKLPGSVISEQYVLEYGTDCLEMHVGAVQPGERALVIDDLIATGGTLSAAIRLLERMGAEVVECACVIGLPEVKGQRRLNGKPLYILVEPRDIDCYQGMIL
- the LOC110603683 gene encoding adenine phosphoribosyltransferase 5 isoform X2 is translated as MFAAENGLKGDPRLQGISEAIRVVPGFPKPGIMFQDITTLFLDHKVFKDTVDIFVDRYRDMDISVVAGVEARGFMFGPSIALAIGAKFVPLRKPGKLPGSVISEQYVLEYGTDCLEMHVGAVQPGERALVIDDLIATGGTLSAAIRLLERMGAEVVECACVIGLPEVKGQRRLNGKPLYILVEPRDIDCYQDV